The DNA window GTCGGTCCTGGCCGTAGGCTGGATAACGGCACCGTTGTCGAGCCTGAAGTGAAAGTGGGCGATCGCGTGATTTTTGCCAAGTACGGTGGCACTGAAGTTAAAATCGATCAGGAAGAATACCTCATTCTTCGTGAAAGCGATATTCTAGCTATTATTAAGTAAGGAGGGACACCTACATATGGCTGGTAAACAATTACTTTTCAATGAAGAAGCCCGCCGTGCTATGGAGCGTGGCGTTAACGTAGTGGCTGACGCTGTTAAAGTTACCCTTGGCCCGAAAGGGAGAAACGTGGTTTTAGAGCGTAAATTCGGTTCCCCGATCATCACCAAAGACGGTGTAACCGTAGCGAAAGAAATCGAGCTGAAGGATCCTTATGAAAACATGGGAGCTCAGCTCTGTAAAGAAGTAGCCTCCAAGACCAATGACATCGCCGGTGACGGCACTACCACGGCTACCGTCCTGGCACAGGCTATCGTGAAGGAAGGCATGAAGACCGTCGCAGCGGGCGCTAACCCCATCTTCCTCAAGAGAGGCATGGACAAAGCCGTTGCCGTTATCGTTGAGGAATTAAAAGCTAACAGCGTTCCCGTCAACACCAAAGAAGAAATCGCTCACGTGGCTTCTATTTCCGCCAACGACCGGGAAATCGGCGAACTGATTGCGGAAGCCATGGAGAAAGTGGGCCGCGACGGCGTCATCACCATTGAAGAATCCAAGGGCATTGAAACCACCGTGGAACTGGTGGAAGGGATGGAATTTGACCGCGGCTATATCTCCCCGTATTTCGTCACCAATACCGAAGCCATGGAAGTGGAACTGGACAACCCATACATCTTGCTGTATGAGAAGAAGCTCTCTTCCATCCAAGACATCTTGCCCCTGTTAGAAAAAGTAGTGAGCGCCGGCAAACCCTTGTTGATTATCGCTGAGGATGTCGAGGGCGAAGCCCTGGCCACCCTGGTCGTGAACAAGCTGCGCGGCACTCTGAGCGTGGCTGCCGTGAAAGCGCCCGGTTTCGGTGATCGCCGGAAGGCTATGTTAGAAGATATCGCCATCTTGACCGCCGGTACTTTCATTTCCGAAGACCTGGGCGTCAAGCTGGACAGTGTCGATTTAGGCATGCTGGGCCGGGCCAAGAAGGTGAAGATCAGCAAGGAAAGCACCACCATCATTGAAGGTGCCGGTTCCAGTGAAGCCGTCCAAGCTCGCGTCAAGCAAATCCGCCGTCAGATCGAAGAAACGGATTCCGATTACGACCGTGAAAAACTGCAAGAGCGCCTGGCGAAGCTGGCCGGCGGCGTAGCGGTCATCAAGGTGGGTGCTGCTACCGAAACGGAAATGAAAGAGAAGAAGCACCGCGTCGAGGACGCCCTGTCCGCGACCAGAGCCGCGGTGGAAGAAGGTATTGTACCCGGCGGCGGCGTAGCGCTGGTCAATGCCATTCCCGCTTTGGATAAACTGGATGTCAAAGGCGACGAGGCTACCGGTGTGCAAATCATCCGCAGGGCCTTAGAAGAGCCTCTCCGCCAGATCGCCAATAACGCCGGTTACGAAGGTTCCGTAGTGGTTGGCAAAGTGAAGGAATCCCCGAAAGGCGTGGGCTTCAACGCTGCCACCGAAGTCTATGAAGACATGATTAAGGCCGGTATCGTCGACCCGACCAAGGTTACCGTCAGTGCCTTGCAGAACGCTTGCAGCATTGCTTCCATGCTGCTCACCACCGAAACCCTGGTGGCGGAAATTCCTGAAAAGAAACCGGCTACACCGCCCATGCCTGACATGGATTATTAATCTTGTGGGTAAAAAGGGTAGGGATGATATGCCCTGCCCTTTTTTATTGATGCAGCAGGAAAAAGGGGCAGCAGGGGAGAAAACCTTGAGAGCATCTTTACCAGGAGGAGAAAATGAAAGGGTCCTTTGATCAAGAAAAAGCGCTGCGCGCCTGGCAGCGGTTTGTCCAGATGGGTGAACTGGTGCCCCAGGTTCCTGCCCCTATTGCTCGTTCCTGGCTTCGCTGCAAGAACCGGGGGCAGCTGCCGGTCCAGTTCATGCCCGCTCGCTTGCCTAAGACGGAACCCTCGCCGGCAGGGGATCCTGCTCTGATGGAAGCCTTCCGGGGGACTTTTCGAGAGTTGGAGGAGTACTTAGCCGGGGATGAGTTATTGCTGGTGCTGCTGGACCCGCAAGGAGTGCTGCTGGACTGGCAGGGCAACAGCCGTTTGCTGGTATCCGGGGAGCTGGAGCCGGGGATGTGCTTTGATGAAGCCACCGTAGGAACCATGGCTATGAGCCTGGCGCTGGAAGAAAACAACACCGTGTTTGTCGGCGGAGCCCAGCATTATTACAGCTGCTATCACCGGGTGGCCAGCAGCGCGGCGCCTGTTTTGGCCGCCGGCAGGGTGGCAGGCATCCTGGGAGCATGTACGGGCGTCCACCAGAGCAGCTTAGGGATCCTGGCCGTGCTTTTGGGCAAGAAAGTCTTGGAGGCCCGTTTTCCCGCCGGGCATGCATAAGTTCCATCCGGTATGCAAACCATAGGTTTGCCGGCAGTAATTATTTATTAGTTGACATTTTTCCGTGGCACTGTGGTATAATGATCCAGAAAGGGGTGACAGCATGGTCGATAAAGTTAAAGATGTATTGGATAAGATCCGTCCCCGTTTGCAAGCGGATGGTGGAGACGTGGAGTTAGTGGCAGTGGAGGATGGCGTCGTCAAGGTTCGTTTGGTAGGAGCTTGCGGCGGGTGCCCGATGGCTACCATGACTTTGAAGCAGGGCATCGAAAGAGTTTTGAAATCCGAGATTCCCGAGGTTAAGGAAGTAGTGCAGGTTTAAAATGTGAAGTTAGGGGCGGGCTGATAAAATCAGACCGCTTTTTTTAGTAACTCGAAGTAGTCGCTAGGTGGTCAGAATGTTTAAAAAAATCAGTTCACGCATTACTTTTCTGCAAGGTACCAACGGGGGCAGAGTCCCCCATGCCAACAGCTTGCTCATCCAAGATGACGTGACAGCGGTTATTGATACCGGTGCCGACCGGGGGGACCTGGAGGAGGTAGCCTCCGGTTGTGCCCCGGACCTGGTGATCAATACCCATTTTCATCTTGACCATTCCCGGGGCAATCGTTTGTTTTCCGGAGCCAGCATTTTGGCCCATCCATGGGATGCCCGAGCCCTGTCCAGCGAAGAGAACTACTTGCAAGCCAGCGGCTTGGCCCGGCTCGGCCGGGATTATGTGTTGAACTACTTTTACAGCCGCGGCTCCCTGCCCGTTTGCCGGGTAGACGGTTTCTTGGCCGACGGGGACGTGATGGATTTCGGGGGCACCAAAGCGAGGGTGATCCATACCCCGGGGCATACGCCGGGACATTGTGCTTTCTTTTTTGAGGAAGAAGAGATCCTGTTTGCCGGGGACATTGACTTGACTTCTTTCGGCCCCTGGTACGGGAATCCCGAGGCGGATATTATTGCGTTCCGGGACTCCATCATCAAACTGCGAGATCTCAAACCGAGGCTGGTTTTGACAGGCCACCTGGAGCCGGTAGAGGAAAACATTACCGAGCGCTTTAACCAGTACCTGGCGGTCCTCGACCGGCGGGATGAACTCCTGCTGGAATTCTTACGGGAGCCGCGGGCCTTGGAGGCAATCGTGGATGCGAAATTGATCTACCGGAAGCATCCCGAGCCTGAACTGGTTTTCCGGTTTTTTGAAGAGATGATGGTGCTCAAGCACCTGGCTAAACTGGAGCAAGAAGGCCTCATTGCCAAAGACGATGGCGTCTATTTTGCCCTGTAAAGCAGAAGGAGAGGAGAAGCAAAACTAACGCAAACGCTGCTGTGTCCTGAGGAGGAAAGCATGTCTTGGGCATATGTGTTTTTGGCGGGTATCGTTGAAATACTATGGGTTATAGGATTGAGGCATTCCAATACTGTCTGGCATTGGATCGGTACCGGGATCATGATCATCTTGAGTTTCTATTTTATCATCAAGGCCTGTGAAAGATTGCCGGCGGGCACAGTTTATGCCGTTTTCACCGGTATGGGCGCCGCCGGTATTGTGCTGGTGGACTGGTTGATCCTCAAAACAGCCATTTCCGTCATCCAGTTTGTCTTCATCGGGTTGATTATCACCGGGGTGATTGGCATTAAACTGGTGACCGGTACCTCCGATGCGGAACAGGTGAACCAGGTCCGGAGCCGGGACAAGTACAAATAGAACGGGCTTTTGCAGATCAAAAGGCCGGTTGCCTTTGTATTTGCTGCCGGCGGCCTGTGTCCCGGGAAGCCCCCGGGGTGGGGTTGCCGCTACTTGTGCAGTTTGGAACAAATATGCTAAGATCATATTGGAGGCTGCCAATGACGGATGCAGGGGAGGGGGAGGGAATGGCTTGGGTGGCGCTGGTGCTGGCCAGTCTAGGGGAAGTTTTTGGGGTCATGTGTATTAACCTGTACTTGCGGCAAAAAACCCTGGGTCGTTTGCTCCTGGTAGTTGTCACCTTCGGCACGGGTTTTGTGTTCCTGGCCCGGGCCATGCAGGACATACCCATCAGTACCGCCTATGCCGTTTGGACCGGGCTGGGCGCCGCCGGAGCCGTTGGTACGGGCATTGTTTTCTTCCATGAAGCGGCCGGTTGGAAGCGCTTGCTCTTCCTGGCTTGTATTATTGCAGGAGCGGTGGGGTTGAAACTGTTTAGCTAGGACTGGTGAATTGACAGTTTGGACCCCCCAGCCTATAATTTGAATTGAGTATTGTTACGCCTAATCATGCTGGGAAAGGAGCAATTGGTTTGAAAGCAAAGAGTGGACGGTTGGCACTGGTTCTGATTCTGGCTTGGCTTCTCATGGCTCCTGTGGGAGTGTTGGCCCAAAACGATGAACTGACAGCGGAGCAGCAGTCACTATATAACGAAATGATGAAAGCTTTTGTGGCCCCCGACTTTTGCGGCAAATCCCTGGTGGAATGTCCCGCCCCTATCACCGTGGAAATGCGGGAGGGCATTTTGGAGCAGGTGAAAAGCGGGGCGACCAAAGAAGAGATCATCGCTTACTGGACCGGTGTTTATGGCGAGCGGATCCTGGCAGCGCCGCCGAAATCAGGGTTTTTCCTGTCCGCCTGGGTGTTGCCGGTGGTGGGCATCATCGCCGGTGTAGGGATCTTGGCGGTGGCCATGAAGGGAAGAATGGGAACGCCGCACGGCTCTGCCAAGGGCAAGAAACAAGCGATACCCGGTGAATATGAAGAAGAGCTGCAGCAGGAGATTATCAAGCACTTGTAGAGGGTGCCGGACAGCCTCCCTCCCATGGTGGGGGAGGCTGAAGTATTTTCCGGGACAGCCGGTTACAAACCATTCTACAAGCGCACCGGGATGAAATCAGCAGCCCGGATGGAATCAGGAGTCACAATGCAGTCCAGGGCCAGCACCTTCACCCCTTTGGCAGCCGCTTCTTTCAGTGCCCGGGCAAATTCCGGGTGTGTTGCGGCATTGGGAGTAAAATAATCAACGTTTTTCATCTGCACGATAAAGATTATCCATGGTTCGTAGCCGTCATTGATACTGCCCGCCAGCTCCATGATGTGCTTGACACCCCGCTCCGTGGGAGCATCAGGGAACATGGCTGCATTATCAATTTCCAAAGTGACCCCCTTGACTTCCACCAAGACTTTCCCATTTTTCGTCTCCAGGTAAAAATCAAACCGGGACTGCTTGTACCGGTACTCCGGTTTAATCAGGGACAGGCCGGGGAAAAAGCCGCTGTTTTCCACCCATTCCTGAAACACCGGGTTGGGAACCTGGCTGTCGATATTGACCAGCCGGTCTCCTTTGTAGACGCCGATGAGATCGTATTTGGTTTTCCGGTTGGGATTATCCGTCTCCCGGACAAATACCCCGGCGCCGGGGATTAAGAGTTCCTTCAGCCGGCCCGTGTTTTTGACATGGCAGGCTTCCACCCTGCCGTCGATCTCAATGTGGCACAGGAAGCGATTGCTGCGGGACAAAAACTTGGCCGGTTTAATGTTGTTGTATTGCATGGTTCTCCTTTCCAGGCCCCGGGCAGGGCCGTGCACAGTAGTGATAACACTATTTTAGCATGAACTGGGGAGGAGAAGGACCAAGGTGTCCGGGGGAAGGGGCGGTGGGCCGGCGCATTTCGAAGGCGTCCCGCCTGCCGGGCTTGGACCCTGGGTAAGGGAGCACCCGGCGCGTGAACCGGACAATATGATTTGTTGATCAGATTGTTATTGACGGTATGTTATGAATTTGATATACTATTCACAGATTTTTCCGTCTAATTATAACCACGGGAGGGCGACTGCGTTGGCCAGGGTTTATAAGTGGACTTATCGAATTGATCCGGAGAAGTGCATGACTTGTGCCACTTGTGAGTTGGAGTGCCGTGACGGTGGCATTTACGTCTATGACAACTTGGTCTTTGCGATTAACGAAGAGAACTGCACCAGGTGTGCGCGCTGCTACAATGCTTGCCCGGTAGGAGCCGTGCTCCGGATTCCTAACGAGGCGGCTGTGTAGTTGAGACAACCTGCGAAATTTGTCGAAAAACTGGGACCACAGCTATGCTGTGGTTTTTTGTTTGTGCTATACTTAACGTATAATAATAACTGTGGCTATAATTGCTGTACCGGTGGTGTAAAAAGTGTATCGAATTCCTGTTGATGCCCTGCAGCCGGGCATGAAAATCGCCAGAGCAGTTTTTACCAGCGACGGCCATGTTTTGATTAATCAGGGGGTTGTATTAAAGCAGAGTTATATCAATCACCTGCGCCGTTTTGGGATCGCGTCCGTTTATGTGGAAGATGCCCTGGCTTTGGATTTGGCCGCTGAAGACGTCATCGATGAAGCCACCCGGATTGAAGCCGTGAAAACGGTGCGGGATTTCTTCGTGAGCAGCCGCCAAAACGGGTCCGGGCGCTGCCTGATATCCACCCGGAAATTAGAGGAAACCGTCAACCACATCATTGAGGATTTGCTGAGCCAGAGAAATCTGATGGTGAACCTGCAGGATATCCGCGCCATGGACGACTACACCTTTGGCCATTCCGTCAACGTCTGCGTGCTGTCCCTGGTCGCCGGCATCGGCCTGGGCTTCTCCCGGACCCAGTTGATGCATCTGGGCATGGGTGCGTTAATGCACGACATAGGCAAACTGAAGATCCCGCCCAGTATCATGAATAAACCGGGCAAATTGACGGATGAAGAGTTTGCCGTCATGAAGCAGCATACCACCTTCGGTTATGAGCTGCTGCGGCACGAAGTGAGCCTGCTCACCGCCCACATAGCCTTAGAGCACCATGAAAGATTTGACGGCGCCGGTTATCCCAATCGGATCAGCGGCAACGATATCCACTTGTTTTCCCGCATTTGCAGCGTGGCTGACGTCTTTGACGCCCTCACTGCCGACCGGGTGTATCGAAAAGCTTATCCACCCCATGAAGCCTATGAGTACCTGGCTGCTTCAGGAGGAAGCCAGTTTGATTATCACGTGGTAAATGCTTTCTTACGCAATGTGGCGGCTTACCCCACAGGGACCTGGGTGGAACTGAATACCAGGGAAATCGGGGTGGTCGTGGAGACAAAACCGGGCTTTGCCACCCGCCCCCTGGTACGCCTGTGCTTTGGCCCGGCGCCGGAACGGGAGCAGCTGCGCCAGCCGGAGGATGTGGATTTGACCCGTGTGCTGGATCGCTTGATCACGCGAGTCGTGCCGCGGGAGGAAGTAGAAAAAACAGCCCGTAACTTGCCTCGATTAGACAGCCATGTGTTAAAATAATAGTTGAGGTGAAAAAAGATGCCTACTTATGATTTTACCTGCAACAGCTGCAACCATAAATTCTCCGTTTTTACGTCCATCAGCGGCCGCAAGAACGTCAAGTGCCCGGAATGTGGGAGCGGCGATGTCACCCAGCGCATGACCGGATTTCTCTATGCCAAGTCCGGTAGTAGTAACGGATCCGGTGGCTCTTCCGGTTGCTCCGGCGGCAGCTGCGCCGGTTGTTCCGGCTGTTAGTGCAGGGGCCTCCGGGGTATTGTTCACGGCAAGGAATATCTTGGAGGTCTTCCAGACTGTAGACATAATCGCAGGGCTGGGGAGCGAGGGAACTCATCCCCCAATAGGGCTCCCTGCACACGGCGATTGACGGCAAAGGCCAGCGAAGGAGTCTGTCAACAAGTTGAGAGGCCCCTAAGGAATACCTTAGAGGCCTCGTTTTTTTAGCTGCGGCCCAGTTGTTCGAATTGGTCCGTATGCTCTTGGGACCACTGGTCTAAGCGGTCCCGGTCTTGCCATTGGCGCCGGTCCCTGTTTCCTTCCTGGTCGTCAAGCAAGTTCTTGGCAAACCTAAGGGGCATCGAGACGGCTGTTTGGCCGATTTGGCTGATCTGTCGCAGCATCTTGCCGGAAGGATTATTCCGGTCGCCGGTCAGTTCCCGGGTCAACGCAAAAGGCAGGGTTGCCAGTTCTTCCGTGGCGTCAAGTCCTTGCTTGATGATGGAAATAATGGACACATGGATCCCTCCAAGACACTTTTTGCTTATTATGATCCTAAGCTTAAGCCGTTATGAGGGACAAAAAAGGTAAATGCAGGCAGGAACCCGGGGAATAGATCTTTTCTGTAAGTAACTATTGACAGGGAATCTGTAAGCAACTATACTATTATTCAAAATCATTTGCCGAAGCGTATAAAAATGCAATTCGAAAAAGCAATGACGGGGGCCATGCCAATTAAATGTCTCAGGTCACAGAGAGCCGGGGCAGGTGGGAGCCGGTACCGGGCTTTAGTTGGAATCTCTCCTCGTAGCTGCTTTGGTGAACGGCACAGGGTGCCCAGTAATCAAAGACGGTGTGCGCGACCGTTATTTCGCGACAACGAG is part of the Clostridia bacterium genome and encodes:
- a CDS encoding co-chaperone GroES gives rise to the protein MLKPLADRVVVKVSSGEEKTKGGIILPDTAKEKPQEGEVIAVGPGRRLDNGTVVEPEVKVGDRVIFAKYGGTEVKIDQEEYLILRESDILAIIK
- the groL gene encoding chaperonin GroEL (60 kDa chaperone family; promotes refolding of misfolded polypeptides especially under stressful conditions; forms two stacked rings of heptamers to form a barrel-shaped 14mer; ends can be capped by GroES; misfolded proteins enter the barrel where they are refolded when GroES binds): MAGKQLLFNEEARRAMERGVNVVADAVKVTLGPKGRNVVLERKFGSPIITKDGVTVAKEIELKDPYENMGAQLCKEVASKTNDIAGDGTTTATVLAQAIVKEGMKTVAAGANPIFLKRGMDKAVAVIVEELKANSVPVNTKEEIAHVASISANDREIGELIAEAMEKVGRDGVITIEESKGIETTVELVEGMEFDRGYISPYFVTNTEAMEVELDNPYILLYEKKLSSIQDILPLLEKVVSAGKPLLIIAEDVEGEALATLVVNKLRGTLSVAAVKAPGFGDRRKAMLEDIAILTAGTFISEDLGVKLDSVDLGMLGRAKKVKISKESTTIIEGAGSSEAVQARVKQIRRQIEETDSDYDREKLQERLAKLAGGVAVIKVGAATETEMKEKKHRVEDALSATRAAVEEGIVPGGGVALVNAIPALDKLDVKGDEATGVQIIRRALEEPLRQIANNAGYEGSVVVGKVKESPKGVGFNAATEVYEDMIKAGIVDPTKVTVSALQNACSIASMLLTTETLVAEIPEKKPATPPMPDMDY
- a CDS encoding GAF domain-containing protein; translated protein: MKGSFDQEKALRAWQRFVQMGELVPQVPAPIARSWLRCKNRGQLPVQFMPARLPKTEPSPAGDPALMEAFRGTFRELEEYLAGDELLLVLLDPQGVLLDWQGNSRLLVSGELEPGMCFDEATVGTMAMSLALEENNTVFVGGAQHYYSCYHRVASSAAPVLAAGRVAGILGACTGVHQSSLGILAVLLGKKVLEARFPAGHA
- a CDS encoding NifU family protein, which encodes MVDKVKDVLDKIRPRLQADGGDVELVAVEDGVVKVRLVGACGGCPMATMTLKQGIERVLKSEIPEVKEVVQV
- a CDS encoding MBL fold metallo-hydrolase, with translation MFKKISSRITFLQGTNGGRVPHANSLLIQDDVTAVIDTGADRGDLEEVASGCAPDLVINTHFHLDHSRGNRLFSGASILAHPWDARALSSEENYLQASGLARLGRDYVLNYFYSRGSLPVCRVDGFLADGDVMDFGGTKARVIHTPGHTPGHCAFFFEEEEILFAGDIDLTSFGPWYGNPEADIIAFRDSIIKLRDLKPRLVLTGHLEPVEENITERFNQYLAVLDRRDELLLEFLREPRALEAIVDAKLIYRKHPEPELVFRFFEEMMVLKHLAKLEQEGLIAKDDGVYFAL
- a CDS encoding multidrug efflux SMR transporter, producing the protein MSWAYVFLAGIVEILWVIGLRHSNTVWHWIGTGIMIILSFYFIIKACERLPAGTVYAVFTGMGAAGIVLVDWLILKTAISVIQFVFIGLIITGVIGIKLVTGTSDAEQVNQVRSRDKYK
- a CDS encoding multidrug efflux SMR transporter, with translation MAWVALVLASLGEVFGVMCINLYLRQKTLGRLLLVVVTFGTGFVFLARAMQDIPISTAYAVWTGLGAAGAVGTGIVFFHEAAGWKRLLFLACIIAGAVGLKLFS
- the sfsA gene encoding DNA/RNA nuclease SfsA; amino-acid sequence: MQYNNIKPAKFLSRSNRFLCHIEIDGRVEACHVKNTGRLKELLIPGAGVFVRETDNPNRKTKYDLIGVYKGDRLVNIDSQVPNPVFQEWVENSGFFPGLSLIKPEYRYKQSRFDFYLETKNGKVLVEVKGVTLEIDNAAMFPDAPTERGVKHIMELAGSINDGYEPWIIFIVQMKNVDYFTPNAATHPEFARALKEAAAKGVKVLALDCIVTPDSIRAADFIPVRL
- a CDS encoding 4Fe-4S binding protein, whose amino-acid sequence is MNLIYYSQIFPSNYNHGRATALARVYKWTYRIDPEKCMTCATCELECRDGGIYVYDNLVFAINEENCTRCARCYNACPVGAVLRIPNEAAV
- a CDS encoding HD-GYP domain-containing protein, coding for MYRIPVDALQPGMKIARAVFTSDGHVLINQGVVLKQSYINHLRRFGIASVYVEDALALDLAAEDVIDEATRIEAVKTVRDFFVSSRQNGSGRCLISTRKLEETVNHIIEDLLSQRNLMVNLQDIRAMDDYTFGHSVNVCVLSLVAGIGLGFSRTQLMHLGMGALMHDIGKLKIPPSIMNKPGKLTDEEFAVMKQHTTFGYELLRHEVSLLTAHIALEHHERFDGAGYPNRISGNDIHLFSRICSVADVFDALTADRVYRKAYPPHEAYEYLAASGGSQFDYHVVNAFLRNVAAYPTGTWVELNTREIGVVVETKPGFATRPLVRLCFGPAPEREQLRQPEDVDLTRVLDRLITRVVPREEVEKTARNLPRLDSHVLK
- a CDS encoding zinc ribbon domain-containing protein — protein: MPTYDFTCNSCNHKFSVFTSISGRKNVKCPECGSGDVTQRMTGFLYAKSGSSNGSGGSSGCSGGSCAGCSGC